From the genome of Gilliamella sp. wkB7, one region includes:
- a CDS encoding flagellar basal body L-ring protein FlgH: MINIVKYLYILMAFFLLSCAQFPKKALVEGETSIVPKMPDIVNTSGSIYQAAQPSSFGYQPMFEDRRPRNIGDVLTIVLQENVSASKSSSVNAGRNGALNVGVKTVPHFLDGLVGRGKADTDISGSNDFKGSGGANAKNTFSGTITVTVQNVMINGNLKVIGEKQIAINQGTEFIRFSGVVNPRTISGNNTVISTQVADARIEYVGNGYIDEAQTMGWLQRLFLNFSPF; encoded by the coding sequence ATGATAAATATAGTGAAATATCTTTATATTCTCATGGCGTTTTTTCTTTTAAGTTGTGCACAGTTTCCTAAAAAAGCGTTGGTTGAGGGGGAAACTAGCATCGTGCCAAAAATGCCTGATATCGTCAATACCAGCGGTTCGATCTATCAGGCTGCCCAACCGAGTAGTTTTGGTTATCAACCTATGTTTGAAGATCGCCGTCCACGCAACATTGGTGATGTATTAACAATTGTTTTACAAGAAAATGTTAGTGCCAGCAAAAGCTCATCAGTTAATGCAGGTCGTAATGGTGCATTAAATGTAGGAGTAAAAACTGTACCTCATTTTTTAGATGGACTTGTTGGTCGAGGTAAAGCCGATACAGATATCTCAGGCAGTAATGATTTTAAAGGATCGGGCGGTGCAAATGCTAAAAATACCTTTAGCGGTACAATCACTGTAACTGTGCAAAATGTCATGATTAATGGCAACTTGAAAGTTATTGGTGAAAAACAGATTGCGATTAATCAAGGCACCGAATTTATAAGATTTTCTGGTGTAGTTAATCCAAGAACCATCAGTGGTAATAATACTGTTATTTCAACACAAGTTGCTGATGCCCGTATTGAATATGTCGGTAATGGCTACATTGATGAAGCGCAAACTATGGGGTGGTTACAGCGCCTATTTTTAAATTTTTCACCATTTTAA
- the flgC gene encoding flagellar basal body rod protein FlgC codes for MMSFSIFTISGSALMAQTQRMNVSASNLANADSITSTSGQAYRAKQVIFQVDDKGYQNSIAGVKVSQVIEDPAPMNLVYEPNHPLADEKGYIQKPNVDVVAEMVNTISASRSYQANVEVINTAKSLMLKTLTLGQ; via the coding sequence ATTTCCGGTTCAGCACTAATGGCTCAGACTCAACGTATGAATGTCAGTGCTAGCAATTTAGCCAATGCAGATAGTATTACGAGTACTTCAGGTCAAGCTTATCGAGCTAAACAAGTGATTTTTCAAGTTGATGATAAAGGTTACCAAAATAGCATAGCCGGCGTAAAGGTATCACAGGTGATTGAAGATCCCGCACCAATGAATTTAGTTTATGAACCAAATCATCCTTTAGCAGACGAGAAAGGTTACATTCAAAAACCAAATGTTGATGTAGTGGCAGAAATGGTTAATACCATATCAGCATCTCGTAGCTATCAAGCAAATGTAGAAGTGATTAATACAGCAAAAAGTTTAATGCTAAAAACCCTTACTTTAGGGCAATAG
- a CDS encoding flagellar basal body rod protein FlgF — MDRVIYTAMSGASQTLNQQAVTSHNLANVSTVGFRAQLTAMKAVPIVGNDMPTRTMVAATTPTYDSTMGAFNYTGRNLDVALSQDDWLAVQLADGREGYTRNGAIEIDENGGLYIQGHPLMGDNGVLTVPQQSQVSVSSDGTLSALGAGDKPTTIAQVGKIKKVHLLPQEIERGDDGFFHLTQATQDERGTVMPDNPKAQLMSGVLEGSNVNPVTAMVDLISHARQFEMQMKEITTADENAQKANQILSLT; from the coding sequence ATGGATCGGGTTATTTATACTGCAATGTCGGGCGCAAGCCAAACTCTTAATCAGCAGGCGGTTACCTCACATAATCTGGCTAATGTATCAACGGTGGGATTTCGTGCTCAATTAACTGCAATGAAAGCCGTGCCAATAGTTGGTAATGATATGCCGACACGAACGATGGTTGCTGCAACTACACCAACCTACGATTCAACAATGGGAGCATTTAATTATACGGGACGAAACTTAGATGTCGCCCTATCTCAAGACGATTGGCTAGCTGTTCAGTTAGCAGATGGTCGTGAGGGTTATACTCGTAATGGTGCAATTGAGATTGATGAAAACGGGGGACTTTATATTCAAGGTCATCCATTAATGGGTGATAACGGTGTTTTAACTGTACCACAACAATCTCAAGTAAGTGTTAGTAGTGATGGTACGCTTTCTGCTTTAGGTGCAGGTGATAAACCGACCACGATAGCCCAAGTCGGTAAAATAAAAAAAGTCCATCTTTTGCCACAAGAAATTGAGCGTGGCGATGATGGTTTTTTTCATTTAACACAAGCGACACAAGATGAGCGTGGCACAGTAATGCCAGATAATCCAAAAGCTCAATTAATGTCAGGGGTATTAGAAGGCAGTAATGTGAATCCTGTTACCGCTATGGTGGATTTAATCTCTCATGCACGTCAATTTGAAATGCAAATGAAAGAAATCACGACTGCTGATGAAAATGCTCAAAAAGCGAATCAAATTTTATCACTTACATAG
- the flgD gene encoding flagellar hook assembly protein FlgD: MGISNVAVSESSNMTSPVRKGTSDGNSSQELQDNFLTLLIAQMKNQDPTNPMDNSQLTSQLAQINTLAGIERLNTTLGMVSGQIDDSLSVNASNMIGKGVMVPGNKILVATSDVEGSETEKETITTPFGFELMRDADSVVVTIKDENGNVVREVDLGSIPAGVSSFTWDGELNDGTKAPDGSYTFSINASYDGQKVSSTPLSYSVVYGVINSKVNNKVLLDLGILGSISIDEVRQIL, translated from the coding sequence ATGGGTATTTCTAATGTAGCAGTGTCAGAATCATCAAATATGACCAGTCCAGTCAGAAAAGGGACATCTGATGGAAACTCTAGTCAGGAATTACAAGATAATTTTTTAACATTACTTATTGCCCAAATGAAGAATCAAGATCCCACCAATCCAATGGACAACAGTCAGCTAACCTCACAACTTGCTCAAATTAATACATTAGCAGGTATTGAACGACTGAATACGACTTTAGGTATGGTTTCTGGTCAAATTGACGATAGTCTATCCGTCAATGCAAGTAATATGATTGGTAAAGGTGTCATGGTTCCAGGTAATAAAATTTTGGTTGCCACATCAGATGTCGAAGGGTCAGAAACGGAAAAAGAGACCATTACCACACCATTTGGCTTTGAACTTATGCGTGATGCTGATTCAGTGGTTGTCACCATAAAAGATGAAAATGGCAATGTTGTACGTGAGGTCGATTTAGGTTCGATTCCTGCTGGGGTCAGTTCTTTTACTTGGGATGGTGAACTTAATGATGGAACTAAGGCACCAGACGGTAGCTACACGTTTTCGATTAATGCCAGCTACGATGGGCAAAAAGTATCATCAACACCATTATCTTACTCTGTTGTATATGGAGTAATTAATAGCAAAGTTAACAATAAAGTATTACTAGATTTAGGAATACTGGGTTCAATTAGTATTGACGAAGTGCGTCAAATTCTTTAA
- the flgG gene encoding flagellar basal-body rod protein FlgG — MIKSLWIAKTGLTAQQMNMDIISNNLANVSTSGFKRQRAVFEDLLYQTVRQPGAQSSEQTTLPSGLQIGTGVRPVATERIHSQGNLESTDNSSDVAINGQGFFQVLLPDGTQAYTRNGAFQVNQNGQLVTAAGYEIQPTINIPSNAIKMTVARDGVVNVTLANQSTQVQVGQLTLHTFINDTGLESMGENLYLETESSGAPTENTPGLNGAGLLYQGYTETSNVNVAEELVNMIQVQRAYEINSKAISASDQMLQRLNQL, encoded by the coding sequence ATGATTAAATCATTATGGATTGCTAAAACGGGATTAACCGCCCAACAGATGAATATGGATATTATCTCTAACAATTTAGCCAACGTTAGTACCAGTGGTTTTAAACGTCAGAGAGCAGTATTTGAAGATTTACTTTATCAAACTGTTCGCCAACCAGGAGCACAATCTTCTGAGCAAACAACTTTACCATCTGGTTTGCAAATTGGTACGGGCGTTCGTCCTGTTGCAACCGAACGTATTCATAGCCAAGGTAATTTGGAATCAACAGATAATAGCAGTGATGTGGCCATTAATGGACAAGGTTTTTTCCAAGTTTTATTACCTGATGGTACTCAAGCTTATACGCGTAATGGTGCGTTTCAAGTCAATCAAAATGGTCAATTGGTTACCGCAGCAGGTTATGAGATTCAGCCTACTATCAATATTCCATCCAATGCTATCAAAATGACCGTTGCGCGCGATGGTGTGGTCAATGTGACATTAGCCAACCAATCAACACAAGTACAAGTTGGGCAGTTAACGTTACATACGTTTATTAACGATACTGGTCTAGAAAGTATGGGTGAAAATCTGTATTTAGAAACCGAAAGTTCAGGTGCACCAACAGAAAACACACCAGGACTAAATGGAGCAGGTTTGCTGTATCAAGGTTATACCGAAACGTCTAACGTTAATGTTGCAGAAGAGTTAGTTAATATGATTCAAGTACAACGTGCTTACGAAATTAACAGTAAAGCCATTTCTGCATCGGATCAAATGCTACAACGTTTAAATCAACTTTAA
- a CDS encoding flagellar basal body P-ring protein FlgI codes for MLNKLRIFINFIGMTLLITPVCYAEPIRDLVTIQGVRENALVGYGIVVGLDGTGDQTSQTPFTIQSITNMLSQLGITVPSGSNMQLKNVAAVMVTAKLPSYARVGQQIDVVVSSLGNAKSLRGGTLIMTPLKGTDNQVYAIAQGNLFVGGMGASSKGSSVSVNQTAGATIPNGATIERELAIRLDEQDTIHLHLNQFDFTRALKISEAINKLQKNIAVAMDGTTVTVTMPKDNQARVKLLSRIQNLEIGNTPISAKVVLNTRTGVVVMNQKVKLDNCAVAHGNLSVVVNNKLKVSQPNTPLTDGKTVVVPDEEVSIEQDGGALHNLASGTDLNRVIHSLNLLGANPTELMSILEALKTAGCLHAALETI; via the coding sequence ATGCTAAATAAATTACGTATTTTTATCAATTTTATCGGTATGACCTTATTGATCACTCCAGTATGTTACGCCGAACCTATTCGTGATCTTGTTACTATTCAAGGAGTAAGAGAAAATGCCTTAGTAGGCTATGGTATTGTGGTTGGACTTGATGGTACAGGCGATCAAACTTCACAAACACCTTTTACTATTCAAAGTATCACGAATATGTTATCGCAATTGGGGATAACGGTTCCATCAGGCAGTAACATGCAACTAAAAAATGTGGCAGCAGTAATGGTGACAGCCAAATTACCTTCTTATGCACGAGTTGGGCAACAAATTGATGTTGTGGTGTCTTCTTTGGGAAATGCTAAAAGTTTGCGTGGCGGTACATTAATTATGACACCACTAAAAGGCACCGATAATCAAGTTTATGCTATTGCTCAAGGTAATTTATTTGTGGGTGGAATGGGAGCAAGTAGCAAGGGTTCAAGTGTAAGTGTTAATCAAACAGCAGGGGCGACCATTCCGAATGGCGCGACAATCGAACGTGAGCTTGCTATTCGTTTAGATGAACAAGATACGATTCATTTACACCTTAATCAATTTGATTTTACTCGAGCCTTAAAAATATCTGAGGCAATTAATAAGTTACAAAAAAATATAGCGGTTGCGATGGACGGCACTACCGTTACCGTAACAATGCCTAAGGATAATCAGGCGCGAGTAAAGTTATTGTCACGTATACAAAATCTTGAAATTGGTAATACACCCATTTCAGCTAAAGTGGTGTTAAATACACGTACTGGCGTTGTGGTGATGAATCAAAAAGTTAAATTAGATAATTGTGCTGTTGCTCATGGTAATTTATCGGTTGTAGTCAATAACAAATTAAAAGTGAGTCAACCTAATACACCATTGACAGACGGAAAAACTGTCGTTGTTCCGGATGAGGAAGTTAGCATTGAACAAGATGGTGGTGCACTGCATAATTTGGCTTCAGGTACCGACTTAAACCGAGTTATTCATTCACTTAATTTATTGGGCGCAAATCCTACGGAGTTAATGTCCATACTTGAAGCATTAAAAACAGCAGGTTGTTTACACGCCGCGCTGGAGACGATTTAA
- the flgE gene encoding flagellar hook protein FlgE has translation MGFSQAISGMNAASKQLDVIGNNIANSATVGFKSASISFADIYAGSKVGMGVKVASVMQNFNDGTTTSTNNSLDVAISGNGFFRLVDSSGQIYYTRNGQFQLDAARNIVSADGLQLTGYLATGTPPQIQQGAAPGPLKISQEMLNASATSKASLQTNLNSNSKVPEKQPINATDADTFNYSTTITTYDSLGNQRNVQLFYVKTADNQWDVHYLDNSDPNATLQTLGKMEFDSSGKLISDPEMTINLNGLNGSADNTFTLSLANSTQQNMGKEVGSVKTPIVDGYAAGDLVGYSINDDGTIYGVYSNQQTMLLGQIAMADFANVNGLESAGNNNWRSTLNSGAEVLGSANSGTFGSLASGAVESSNVDMSQELVNMIVAQRNYQSNSQTIKTQDQILNTLVNLR, from the coding sequence ATGGGGTTTTCTCAAGCAATTAGTGGTATGAATGCCGCTTCAAAACAATTAGATGTTATTGGTAATAATATTGCTAATTCTGCAACGGTTGGCTTTAAAAGTGCTAGTATCTCATTTGCTGATATCTATGCGGGCTCAAAAGTTGGAATGGGCGTTAAAGTTGCATCGGTTATGCAAAATTTTAATGATGGTACGACGACTTCAACCAATAATAGTTTAGATGTTGCCATTTCTGGTAATGGATTTTTTCGATTAGTGGATAGCAGCGGGCAAATCTATTATACCCGTAATGGTCAGTTCCAATTAGATGCTGCGCGTAATATCGTATCTGCCGATGGATTACAATTAACTGGCTATTTAGCAACAGGTACGCCACCACAAATCCAACAAGGCGCTGCACCTGGCCCATTAAAAATTTCGCAAGAGATGTTAAATGCATCAGCAACCAGTAAGGCTTCTTTGCAAACGAATTTAAATTCAAACAGTAAAGTTCCAGAAAAACAACCGATTAATGCAACAGATGCTGACACATTTAATTATTCAACCACCATTACAACTTATGACTCCTTAGGTAATCAACGTAATGTTCAGCTTTTTTATGTTAAAACTGCAGATAACCAATGGGATGTTCATTATCTTGATAACAGCGATCCTAATGCAACTCTTCAAACATTAGGAAAAATGGAATTTGACTCATCTGGCAAATTAATCAGTGATCCAGAAATGACTATCAATCTTAATGGCCTAAATGGATCAGCTGATAATACTTTTACATTGTCATTAGCAAACAGTACTCAACAAAATATGGGTAAAGAAGTCGGTAGTGTTAAAACCCCTATCGTTGATGGTTATGCTGCAGGTGATCTAGTTGGCTATAGTATTAATGATGATGGCACAATTTATGGTGTTTATTCTAACCAACAAACCATGTTATTAGGTCAAATTGCCATGGCTGATTTTGCCAATGTCAATGGATTAGAATCAGCGGGCAACAATAACTGGCGATCAACGCTTAACTCTGGAGCAGAAGTATTAGGTTCTGCCAATAGTGGGACGTTTGGATCACTAGCCAGCGGTGCGGTTGAATCGTCTAATGTTGATATGAGTCAAGAACTGGTCAATATGATTGTGGCTCAACGTAATTATCAATCAAATTCACAAACCATTAAAACTCAAGACCAAATACTTAATACGTTGGTTAATTTGCGTTAG